From a region of the Podospora pseudopauciseta strain CBS 411.78 chromosome 7 map unlocalized CBS411.78m_7, whole genome shotgun sequence genome:
- a CDS encoding uncharacterized protein (COG:E; EggNog:ENOG503NV48): MASRNNPTTWDQYERGGMSRTGSVSSIGNRSVQFENESLLGRSVDSNQDDGEWPHLRRRRSSITNRLTALTDIGGVNSIRSFTRSWQRAAGFSEVIPQRPSFVFAPDQAHQPIQYGRSPIDTAEQGSAERTSLLHEHFQAAANQQSLADQPIREERESPEPGASFSPGRQVAAADYREREAKALEQELGGPLFRTGSHQSMSGTSIFAIPPHLATPSIVGSYGSNIDYGTIRSSVSRASMAEAAALWQQQQESGANVPDDEIAPILVKEVEQDGKIVLAVEGQSTLPQTVFNSTNVLIGVGLLSLPMGIKYAGWIIGMVALFLCAAVTAYTAKLLAKCMDLDPSLITFSDLAFISFGRNARIATSVLFTLELLAACVALIVLFADSLDLLFPGFLSVNGWKVFCAAILIPLNFMPLRLLSFTSILGIFSCLSIVLILLLDGFLKPTTPGSLIEPAKTYLLPENWLTLPLSFGLLMSPWGGHSVFPNIYRDMRHPYKYAKALKYSFSFTTVADNAGFIGRSMYFRGVMKVVVRVVVIIVFLVIAILFPAFDSIMAFMGSALCFTICVTLPLAFYLKLFASEIQSKERIAVMSMMILSTILSVIGTIWAFLPKSWIGAEKVAADPTYFQ; the protein is encoded by the exons ATGGCCTCGAGAAATAACCCCACCACCTGGGACCAGTATGAGCGCGGTGGAATGTCACGAACCGGCAGTGTTTCTTCGATAGGGAACAGGAGTGTACAGTTTGAAAACGAGTCTCTCCTAGGAAGGAGTGTGGACTCCAACCAGGACGATGGCGAGTGGCCACACCtgagacggaggag AtcttccatcaccaaccgcCTGACTGCCCTGACAGACATCGGCGGTGTCAACAGTATCCGTTCCTTCACCCGCAGTTGGCAGCGTGCGGCTGGTTTCAGTGAAGTTATCCCCCAACGACCCTCGTTCGTCTTTGCGCCAGACCAAGCCCACCAGCCGATTCAGTATGGCCGAAGTCCCATCGACACGGCCGAACAAGGCTCCGCCGAGAGGACCTCCCTGCTCCACGAGCACTTCCAGGCCGCGGCCAACCAACAAAGTCTCGCCGACCAGCCCATCagggaggaaagggaaagcCCTGAGCCAGGCGCGAGCTTCTCTCCAGGTCGCCAGGTCGCTGCCGCTGACTACCGTGAACGGGAGGCGAAGGCCCTCGAGCAGGAACTAGGAGGACCATTGTTCCGGACTGGCAGTCATCAGTCGATGTCGGGCACTTCGATCTTTGccattcctcctcatctAGCGACGCCCTCGATTGTGGGAAGCTACGGATCTAACATCGACTATGGCACAATACGGTCCAGTGTCAGCAGGGCGTCCATGGCCGAGGCGGCTGCGCtctggcagcagcagcaggagagcGGTGCCAATGTTCCAGATGACGAAATTGCCCCTATTTTGGTCAAGGAGGTGGAGCAGGATGGCAAGATTGTTCTGGCTGTCGAGGGTCAGTCTACGCTGCCCCAGACTGTGTTCAATTCGACCAA CGTCTTGATCGGCGTTGGTCTGCTGAGCTTGCCCATGGGTATCAAGTATGCCGGTTGGATCATAGGCATGGTGGCCTTGTTCCTATGCGCTGCAGTAACGGCTTATACGGCCAAACTCCTCGCAAAGTGTATGGATCTGGACCCCAGCCTGATCACCTTTTCCGACCTAGCCTTCATCTCTTTCGGACGCAATGCGCGAATAGCGACCAGTGTGCTTTTTACGCTCGAGCTTCTCGCTGCATGTGTTGCGCTGATTGTGTTGTTTGCTGACTCTCTTGATCTGCTGTTCCCTGGCTTCTTGTCTGTAAATGGGTGGAAAGTGTTTTGCGCCGCGATACTGATACCTCTGAACTTTATGCCACTGCGGCTGCTGAGTTTTACGAGTATTCTTGGTATCTTTTCCTGCCTCAGCA TTGTGCTCATCTTGCTGCTCGACGGGTTCTTGAAGCCAACTACACCTGGTTCCCTCATTGAGCCGGCAAAGACCTACCTTCTCCCTGAGAACTGGTTGACTTTACCGCTGTCTTTCGGGCTGCTCATGTCTCCTTG GGGCGGGCACAGTGTGTTTCCAAAT ATCTATCGTGACATGAGACATCCCTACAAGTACGCCAAGGCGCTCAAGTATTCCTTCTCATTCACC ACCGTTGCCGACAATGCTGGTTTCATTGGGAGGTCGATGTACTTCCGTGGGGTGATGAAGGTGGTCGTCCGTGTCGTGGTCATCATTGTGTTCTTGGTCATTGCGATTCTCTTCCCGGCCTTTGATAGCATCATGGCCTTCATGGGGAGCGCTTTGTGCTTCACCATTTGCGTGA